One Neovison vison isolate M4711 chromosome 2, ASM_NN_V1, whole genome shotgun sequence genomic window carries:
- the AVPI1 gene encoding arginine vasopressin-induced protein 1, giving the protein MRALRMGTPASVVSEPPPWQAPAEARGRKQASANIFQDAELLQIQGLFERSGDQLAEERAQIIWECAGDHRVAEALRRLRRKRPPRPKPLGNSLHHCSRLRIPESCAPLADPQSGTTETASDDQYLNSRRTSARIRRNWKKPGPTSYLHQIRH; this is encoded by the exons ATGAG aGCACTCAGGATGGGCACCCCGGCCTCTGTGGTAAGCGAGCCGCCCCCATGGCAGGCCCCGGCTGAGGCCCGGGGCCGCAAGCAGGCATCAGCCAACATTTTCCAGGATGCTGAGCTGCTGCAGATCCAGGGCCTATTTGAGCGCAGTGGGGACCAGCTGGCCGAGGAGCGGGCACAGATCATCTGGGAGTGTGCAGGAGACCACCGTGTGGCAGAGGCCTTGAGGAGGCTGCGTAGGAAGAGGCCTCCCCGGCCGAAACCCCTGGGCAACTCACTGCACCACTGCAGCCGGCTCAG AATCCCCGAGTCCTGTGCTCCACTGGCCGACCCACAGAGTGGTACCACAGAGACAGCTTCTGATGATCAGTATCTGAACTCCAGAAGGACAAGTGCCAGGATCCGCCGGAACTGGAAGAAGCCAGGCCCTACAAGCTACCTCCATCAGATCAGACACTGA